TCTATATAATGACCACCGGTGCGGGCAATGTGGGTAACGCCGCAGGCTTCGAAATGAAGGCCATCGCCTCGTCCATCATCGGGGGCACCATGCTAACCGGGGGTGTGGGTAACATCTTCGGTTCACCCATCGGCGCCTTGACCCTGCTGACCATTAACGAACTCATCCGTGCGGCAGGGATTAATTCGAATTTCCAGGCCATCGGCAGCGGCCTCATGCTCTGCATTTTCATTGTGCTGCAGAGTGTGGTCGTTTCCCTCCGGGGCCGGGACGCCTTCAAGATACCCCTACCTGCCTGGCTGCTGTCTTGGAGGAAGAAGACCTAGGGTGATTCTCATGCCCGGGTAACCTGTGCTTGGTGCGCAAAACCGTGATAATCCCATGCCGGCAACACCACCTCCGGGATGGGCAACGGTGAGTTCCTCAAAACTCACCGCCCTGTATTGTACACCAGCCAGCTGTAGAGTGCCGCGCAAGCCCCAATGAGGAGAACCACCATGTATGTTTCGATAAAAACCAAACTGGTATTGGTCACCCTGCTCATAACCCTGGTAGTCTCGGTGTTTGTCGTTTTCGCCTTCATCTCCAACGGCAGGAACCAAGAACTGGTTTCGGAGCTGCTGAATATCGACTACCGCCGGCGCCTTGTAGGGGAGGTGGAGCTCGAGACCGCCAAACTCTGGCATGCCCTCACCGAAGCCAGCCTAACCCAGGAAGACTCTTCGGTGGAGGAAGCCCGGGAAGCATATACTGAGGCCCGGGAAAACCTTAAAACAATAGAAGAGCAATTCCAGTCCCATACCCTGGCAACCCTCGATTCGGTTTATACGGGAATCGACCGGTTTATGGATGCCGGGATGTCCATGGTGGAGGGCTATGCCCTCAGCCGAGCTGAGGGGCAGCTGCTATCTATGTCCTTTAATACCCAAGCCGACGGAGTCTTTCGGACCTTGGGGAGCCTGGGAAACGATCTGGATGCAAGCCACCAAGCGGCTCAGGAGGCCTTCCGGGCCCACCAACAGAACTATGAGGTATTACAGCTGATTCTATCGATAACCACCATCCTCCTGCTCGTGGTGGTTATGACCCTGATCACCATCAATCTTATCGGACCCATCACCGCAGCAAAAAACTCCTTCAAGGAGCTATCAACCACCGCGGGTGATCTGAGCCGGAGCATTTCCATCGCCAGCCGAGACGAGGTCGGGGAACTGGTCAAATGGTTCAACCTGTTCATCGGCAAGCTCAGGGGTATCCTCGTGGCGGTGACCGGCTTAGTGGGGCGAAATCACCGTCTTGGAAAAGGAATTACCCGGGTCTCCCGGGATGCCGCGGCCATCGTCGCCCGGGTGGTGGAGCATGCGGGGCATACGAAACAGGAGATGTCCCACCTGGATGGCGAGATAGAAAAGATTACCGGATCCATCCAGAGCATGAAGGAATCAGTCCTGGGCCTTTCCTCCCAGGTGGACGAACAAGCCAGTGCAATTCAGGAATCGACGGCATCCATTGAGCAGATTATGGCCTCGGTGAATAACATTGCCGCCATATCCGAGAACCGCACCGAAGGCCTATCCCAGCTGGTGATTCTCATCTCCCGGGGGAGCGAGAAGGTGAGTACCACCAATGCCCTAATCCAGGATATGGCAGCCAATGCCCAGACCATGCGTGACCTCATTCACATCATCAACTCTATTTCCCACCAGACAAACCTCCTGGCCATGAACGCCTCCATAGAGGCAGCCCATGCCGGGGACGCGGGCAGGGGATTTTCAGTAGTCGCCGAGGAAATCCGCAAACTTTCGGAAAGCACCCGGGAGAACGCCGACATGATAACCCTCTCTCTCAAAACCACCACCGAAAAACTCGAAGAGGCAACCACCGCAGGCCGGGAGAGCGAGGCTGCCCTGGTAACCATAGACCGGGAGGTCCAGGAGTTCTCCGACGCCCTTGGTGAGGTTAGTTCCGGTATGACAGAGCTTTCATCGGCGGGTACGGAAATCCTCCGTTCCATTGACATCCTCCGAGCCGCCTCCCAGGTGGTTCATGATAGAACCTCCCAGTTGAATACAAGTATCGCGGTCATCTCCGGTTCAGCGGAGAACCTTCAGCAGGTTTCGTCCAGGAGCCTGGAGATTACCCAAGGCCTCGCCGCCCAGGGTGATGAATTACATCAGGTCTCCCGCCGGGTGAGCGTCATCGGCCATCAAAACCGCTATAACAACCGCCTGTTGGAACTGGAGATCAACCGCTTCAATACCGGGGTCGATCCCGAATCACCGGATGATGATTCCTCCCCGGGCTTAGCCTGGTCAGATGCTCTCTCCCTGGGAATCCCCTCCATCGACAGCCAGTTGAGGCAGATCCTGGAAACACTAAACCTCTTCATGACAGGTCTCATGACCGACCAGGATACCCCAACCCTCGCCCCCCTGATTGACGATCTCCTGAGATCTCTGGAGTCCTATTTCGAGGATGAAGAGGCTCTCATGGCTGATACCGGCTACCCGGAACTTGGGGACCATAAGACCCTCCATAGTGCTTTTGGAGATCATTTCCGGACCCTCCGCCAAGACGCCCAAACCACTAACTACGGCACTTCATCCCTCATCGCCCTCCTGGAGCTGCTCATCGATTGGCTCACCGACCATGTGGCCAATGGGGATGCCGACTTTGGACGGTTCTACAGCCAATGGACCTCCGAGGGCGCAGGGGATTGAACCTTCGATAGCAGGTTTGACCATGTTCTGGAACTGAATCTCGCTATTGTTATAGAAGGCTGCCTGAATTATCCCGGGCTGTCCGTCAGGGATAACGTTCTACTTAATTCATTGTACCATTGTAAGTGCAGACACTTTGAGTCACAGAAACTCCTGAGGCTTACCTTCCTACTGTGGCTTATGCTTAATCCAGCTGAAGACTTCATTGCTCGCATTGTAAATTGGTGTGAAGACAGAGGGAAGGAGTATGTGCAGTCGGAGTTCGCTGATTTATTCCAATGTATCTCATGAAGCGGGTACGATACAAACTGTATTCTTCCCAGTGTAAATGGAAATCATAGTATTAAAAAAGAAAATAGTGACTCTAAATGTTCAATTTTATTTTTGTTAAGGTAACCTGCATCATGTTACAATTGACCATAAATCAAGAGTAGAACTTTGAAAATGCGATAGGATAGGAGGATATGCCATGAAATTGGATACCTATAAAGCATGGGTGGTGGGCACCTTCTTAATTTTCTTAATAGCTGGATGTGAGGCCATCCTCCCTCCTGAGGTGATAGATACCGAGACAGTTTTACTTGTGATTTCTACAAACCCAGAAAATGGGGGTATTATAGACGGTCTTCAACAGGATGGGATGTATAGTAAAGGTGATGTTGCGAGTATAAAAGCAATCCCATCGGAAGGATTTGTTTTTACTGGCTGGACTGGTGACTATGAAGGTGACAATAATCCCGCTAGTATTTCAATGGACGCAAATAAATCGGTGATCGCGGCTTTTAGTAGCATAGACGAGGCAGTGGTTGTGAATGAGGTGAGCGGCGGAACTGTGACTTATGGATTAAGCAACCTTTTTTCTGTAAATTTCTTTAAAAGCAGGGCGATCATTAGACTCGGGTAAGTACCGTTTTTCATTCTGCCATTGATCGTTCTGTTCGATCAGCATGGCCGCCGCAAGGCGAAGCAAACTATCGGCATTAGGGAATACGCCTACGACCTTTGTTCGCCTTTTTATTTCTTTCATTTGACGTTCAGCCAAATTTGAGGTTCGTAACTTCCTCCTGT
The DNA window shown above is from Spirochaeta lutea and carries:
- a CDS encoding methyl-accepting chemotaxis protein encodes the protein MYVSIKTKLVLVTLLITLVVSVFVVFAFISNGRNQELVSELLNIDYRRRLVGEVELETAKLWHALTEASLTQEDSSVEEAREAYTEARENLKTIEEQFQSHTLATLDSVYTGIDRFMDAGMSMVEGYALSRAEGQLLSMSFNTQADGVFRTLGSLGNDLDASHQAAQEAFRAHQQNYEVLQLILSITTILLLVVVMTLITINLIGPITAAKNSFKELSTTAGDLSRSISIASRDEVGELVKWFNLFIGKLRGILVAVTGLVGRNHRLGKGITRVSRDAAAIVARVVEHAGHTKQEMSHLDGEIEKITGSIQSMKESVLGLSSQVDEQASAIQESTASIEQIMASVNNIAAISENRTEGLSQLVILISRGSEKVSTTNALIQDMAANAQTMRDLIHIINSISHQTNLLAMNASIEAAHAGDAGRGFSVVAEEIRKLSESTRENADMITLSLKTTTEKLEEATTAGRESEAALVTIDREVQEFSDALGEVSSGMTELSSAGTEILRSIDILRAASQVVHDRTSQLNTSIAVISGSAENLQQVSSRSLEITQGLAAQGDELHQVSRRVSVIGHQNRYNNRLLELEINRFNTGVDPESPDDDSSPGLAWSDALSLGIPSIDSQLRQILETLNLFMTGLMTDQDTPTLAPLIDDLLRSLESYFEDEEALMADTGYPELGDHKTLHSAFGDHFRTLRQDAQTTNYGTSSLIALLELLIDWLTDHVANGDADFGRFYSQWTSEGAGD
- a CDS encoding InlB B-repeat-containing protein, which encodes MKLDTYKAWVVGTFLIFLIAGCEAILPPEVIDTETVLLVISTNPENGGIIDGLQQDGMYSKGDVASIKAIPSEGFVFTGWTGDYEGDNNPASISMDANKSVIAAFSSIDEAVVVNEVSGGTVTYGLSNLFSVNFFKSRAIIRLG